From one Felis catus isolate Fca126 chromosome E2, F.catus_Fca126_mat1.0, whole genome shotgun sequence genomic stretch:
- the LOC101097528 gene encoding zinc finger protein 180 isoform X7, whose protein sequence is MPAVATHLGSELRPSGPCLCLKDSMEERDEKPPGPLKTGAQEGESFKIVTVDFTQKEEGTLNPVQRTLDRDVNLENHRDPVSWDLATALGRRESISKQNIFDDEPFHGVKLERLTRDDPWLASCEEVRDCKDQLAKQQEKQERLLKEMAFTHRKAITYERVCKNDELEEKSGLNPSLLSPQMISIRNHFHKHASHVKKLHYNPIVNSHQMIHDSEKLCDSNECGNPHQNIHLIQFTRTQTEAKSCGFSDSIQSFSNDVPLNIHEKIHARGRSFDFEECGQVLNHSISHNEQQRIPVEESQYNCSKTSQSSSIAQNMRNSEEKPFECNQCGKSFSWSSHLVAHQRTHTGEKPYECNECGKSFSRSSHLVSHQRTHTGEKPYRCNQCGKSFSQSYVLVVHQRTHTGEKPYECSQCGKSFRQSYKLIAHQRTHTGEKPYECSQCGKSFIQSYKLIAHQRIHTGEKPYECNQCGKSFSQSYKLVAHQRTHTGEKPFECNQCGKSFSWSSQLVAHQRTHTGEKPYECNECGKSFNRSSHLVMHQRTHTGEKPYECNQCGKSFSQSYVLVVHQRTHTGEKPYECSQCGKSFRQSSCLTQHQRTHTGEKPYECNQCGKTFSLSARLIVHQRTHTGEKPFTCNQCGKAFINSSKLIRHQATHTEEKPYE, encoded by the exons GAAGGAGAGAGCTTCAAAATTGTGACTGTGGACTTCACTCAGAAGGAAGAAGGCACTTTGAACCCTGTTCAGAGGACCCTGGACAGAGATGTGAACCTAGAGAACCACAGGGACCCAGTCTCTTGGG ACTTGGCAACTGCACTTGGAAGAAGGGAATCAATATCAAAGCAGAACATTTTTGATGACGAACCATTCCACGGAGTGAAGTTAGAAAGGTTGACAAGAGATGATCCTTGGTTAGCTTCATGTGAAGAAGTTCGGGATTGTAAGGACCAGTTGGCGAAGCAACAGGAAAAACAAGAGAGACTTTTGAAAGAAATGGCCTTTACTCACAGGAAAGCTATTACTTATGAGAGAGTCTGTAAAAATGATGAACTTGAGGAGAAGAGTGGTCTGAATCCCAGTCTTCTTTCACCCCAGATGATATCCATAAGAAACCATTTTCATAAACATGCCTCACATGTAAAAAAATTGCATTATAATCCTATTGTTAACAGTCATCAGATGATTCATGACAGTGAGAAACTCTGTGACAGTAATGAATGTGGAAACCCCCACCAGAACATTCACCTTATTCAGTTTACAAGAACTCAAACAGAGGCTAAATCCTGTGGATTTAGTGACAGTATTCAATCTTTTAGCAATGATGTACCCTTAAATATACATGAGAAAATACATGCCAGAGGAAGATCCTTTGACTTTGAGGAATGTGGGCAAGTTTTGAACCACAGTATATCCCATAATGAACAACAGAGAATCCCTGTTGAAGAGAGTCAATATAACTGTAGTAAAACCTCCCAGAGTTCATCCATTGCTCAAAACATGAGAAATTCTGAAGAGAAACCCTTTGAATGTAATCAGTGTGGGAAATCCTTCAGCTGGAGCTCTCATCTTGTTGcacatcagagaactcacacaggggagaaaccttatgaatgtaacGAGTGTGGGAAATCCTTTAGCCGGAGCTCTCACCTTGTTTCTCACCAGAgaactcatactggagagaaaccttacagaTGTAATCAGTGTGGGAAGTCTTTTAGCCAGAGCTATGTTCTTGTTGTGCATCAGAgaactcatactggagagaagcctTATGAATGCAGTCAGTGTGGGAAGTCCTTCAGGCAGAGCTACAAACTTATTGCACATCAAAgaactcacactggagagaagccctatGAATGCAGTCAGTGTGGGAAGTCGTTCATCCAGAGCTATAAACTTATTGCacatcaaagaattcatactggcgagaaaccctatgaatgcaATCAATGTGGAAAGTCCTTTAGTCAGAGTTACAAACTTGTTGCCCAccagagaactcacacaggagaAAAACCCTTTGAATGTAATCAGTGTGGGAAATCCTTCAGCTGGAGCTCTCAGCTTGTTGCACATCAAAGAACTCACACtggggagaaaccctatgaatgtaatgagTGTGGAAAATCTTTCAACCGCAGCTCTCACCTTGTCATGCATCAGAGAActcatactggagaaaaaccctACGAATGTAATCAGTGTGGGAAGTCTTTTAGTCAGAGTTACGTTCTTGTTGTACATCAGAGAACTCATACTGGAGAAAAGCCCTATGAATGCAGTCAGTGTGGGAAGTCCTTCAGGCAGAGTTCATGCCTTACTCAACATCAAAGAACTCATACtggggagaaaccctatgaatgtaatcaGTGTGGAAAAACATTCAGCTTGAGTGCTCGACTCATTGTACATCAAAGAACTCATACTGGAGAAAAGCCCTTTACGTGTAATCAGTGTGGGAAAGCTTTCATTAATAGTTCTAAACTTATTAGGCATCAGGCAACTCATACTGaggagaaaccctatgaatga
- the LOC101097528 gene encoding zinc finger protein 180 isoform X6 produces the protein MEERDEKPPGPLKTGAQDSLLPPESIVKVEKEDAGSLALPSPEGESFKIVTVDFTQKEEGTLNPVQRTLDRDVNLENHRDPVSWDLATALGRRESISKQNIFDDEPFHGVKLERLTRDDPWLASCEEVRDCKDQLAKQQEKQERLLKEMAFTHRKAITYERVCKNDELEEKSGLNPSLLSPQMISIRNHFHKHASHVKKLHYNPIVNSHQMIHDSEKLCDSNECGNPHQNIHLIQFTRTQTEAKSCGFSDSIQSFSNDVPLNIHEKIHARGRSFDFEECGQVLNHSISHNEQQRIPVEESQYNCSKTSQSSSIAQNMRNSEEKPFECNQCGKSFSWSSHLVAHQRTHTGEKPYECNECGKSFSRSSHLVSHQRTHTGEKPYRCNQCGKSFSQSYVLVVHQRTHTGEKPYECSQCGKSFRQSYKLIAHQRTHTGEKPYECSQCGKSFIQSYKLIAHQRIHTGEKPYECNQCGKSFSQSYKLVAHQRTHTGEKPFECNQCGKSFSWSSQLVAHQRTHTGEKPYECNECGKSFNRSSHLVMHQRTHTGEKPYECNQCGKSFSQSYVLVVHQRTHTGEKPYECSQCGKSFRQSSCLTQHQRTHTGEKPYECNQCGKTFSLSARLIVHQRTHTGEKPFTCNQCGKAFINSSKLIRHQATHTEEKPYE, from the exons GAAGGAGAGAGCTTCAAAATTGTGACTGTGGACTTCACTCAGAAGGAAGAAGGCACTTTGAACCCTGTTCAGAGGACCCTGGACAGAGATGTGAACCTAGAGAACCACAGGGACCCAGTCTCTTGGG ACTTGGCAACTGCACTTGGAAGAAGGGAATCAATATCAAAGCAGAACATTTTTGATGACGAACCATTCCACGGAGTGAAGTTAGAAAGGTTGACAAGAGATGATCCTTGGTTAGCTTCATGTGAAGAAGTTCGGGATTGTAAGGACCAGTTGGCGAAGCAACAGGAAAAACAAGAGAGACTTTTGAAAGAAATGGCCTTTACTCACAGGAAAGCTATTACTTATGAGAGAGTCTGTAAAAATGATGAACTTGAGGAGAAGAGTGGTCTGAATCCCAGTCTTCTTTCACCCCAGATGATATCCATAAGAAACCATTTTCATAAACATGCCTCACATGTAAAAAAATTGCATTATAATCCTATTGTTAACAGTCATCAGATGATTCATGACAGTGAGAAACTCTGTGACAGTAATGAATGTGGAAACCCCCACCAGAACATTCACCTTATTCAGTTTACAAGAACTCAAACAGAGGCTAAATCCTGTGGATTTAGTGACAGTATTCAATCTTTTAGCAATGATGTACCCTTAAATATACATGAGAAAATACATGCCAGAGGAAGATCCTTTGACTTTGAGGAATGTGGGCAAGTTTTGAACCACAGTATATCCCATAATGAACAACAGAGAATCCCTGTTGAAGAGAGTCAATATAACTGTAGTAAAACCTCCCAGAGTTCATCCATTGCTCAAAACATGAGAAATTCTGAAGAGAAACCCTTTGAATGTAATCAGTGTGGGAAATCCTTCAGCTGGAGCTCTCATCTTGTTGcacatcagagaactcacacaggggagaaaccttatgaatgtaacGAGTGTGGGAAATCCTTTAGCCGGAGCTCTCACCTTGTTTCTCACCAGAgaactcatactggagagaaaccttacagaTGTAATCAGTGTGGGAAGTCTTTTAGCCAGAGCTATGTTCTTGTTGTGCATCAGAgaactcatactggagagaagcctTATGAATGCAGTCAGTGTGGGAAGTCCTTCAGGCAGAGCTACAAACTTATTGCACATCAAAgaactcacactggagagaagccctatGAATGCAGTCAGTGTGGGAAGTCGTTCATCCAGAGCTATAAACTTATTGCacatcaaagaattcatactggcgagaaaccctatgaatgcaATCAATGTGGAAAGTCCTTTAGTCAGAGTTACAAACTTGTTGCCCAccagagaactcacacaggagaAAAACCCTTTGAATGTAATCAGTGTGGGAAATCCTTCAGCTGGAGCTCTCAGCTTGTTGCACATCAAAGAACTCACACtggggagaaaccctatgaatgtaatgagTGTGGAAAATCTTTCAACCGCAGCTCTCACCTTGTCATGCATCAGAGAActcatactggagaaaaaccctACGAATGTAATCAGTGTGGGAAGTCTTTTAGTCAGAGTTACGTTCTTGTTGTACATCAGAGAACTCATACTGGAGAAAAGCCCTATGAATGCAGTCAGTGTGGGAAGTCCTTCAGGCAGAGTTCATGCCTTACTCAACATCAAAGAACTCATACtggggagaaaccctatgaatgtaatcaGTGTGGAAAAACATTCAGCTTGAGTGCTCGACTCATTGTACATCAAAGAACTCATACTGGAGAAAAGCCCTTTACGTGTAATCAGTGTGGGAAAGCTTTCATTAATAGTTCTAAACTTATTAGGCATCAGGCAACTCATACTGaggagaaaccctatgaatga
- the LOC101097528 gene encoding zinc finger protein 180 isoform X8: MEERDEKPPGPLKTGAQEGESFKIVTVDFTQKEEGTLNPVQRTLDRDVNLENHRDPVSWDLATALGRRESISKQNIFDDEPFHGVKLERLTRDDPWLASCEEVRDCKDQLAKQQEKQERLLKEMAFTHRKAITYERVCKNDELEEKSGLNPSLLSPQMISIRNHFHKHASHVKKLHYNPIVNSHQMIHDSEKLCDSNECGNPHQNIHLIQFTRTQTEAKSCGFSDSIQSFSNDVPLNIHEKIHARGRSFDFEECGQVLNHSISHNEQQRIPVEESQYNCSKTSQSSSIAQNMRNSEEKPFECNQCGKSFSWSSHLVAHQRTHTGEKPYECNECGKSFSRSSHLVSHQRTHTGEKPYRCNQCGKSFSQSYVLVVHQRTHTGEKPYECSQCGKSFRQSYKLIAHQRTHTGEKPYECSQCGKSFIQSYKLIAHQRIHTGEKPYECNQCGKSFSQSYKLVAHQRTHTGEKPFECNQCGKSFSWSSQLVAHQRTHTGEKPYECNECGKSFNRSSHLVMHQRTHTGEKPYECNQCGKSFSQSYVLVVHQRTHTGEKPYECSQCGKSFRQSSCLTQHQRTHTGEKPYECNQCGKTFSLSARLIVHQRTHTGEKPFTCNQCGKAFINSSKLIRHQATHTEEKPYE; the protein is encoded by the exons GAAGGAGAGAGCTTCAAAATTGTGACTGTGGACTTCACTCAGAAGGAAGAAGGCACTTTGAACCCTGTTCAGAGGACCCTGGACAGAGATGTGAACCTAGAGAACCACAGGGACCCAGTCTCTTGGG ACTTGGCAACTGCACTTGGAAGAAGGGAATCAATATCAAAGCAGAACATTTTTGATGACGAACCATTCCACGGAGTGAAGTTAGAAAGGTTGACAAGAGATGATCCTTGGTTAGCTTCATGTGAAGAAGTTCGGGATTGTAAGGACCAGTTGGCGAAGCAACAGGAAAAACAAGAGAGACTTTTGAAAGAAATGGCCTTTACTCACAGGAAAGCTATTACTTATGAGAGAGTCTGTAAAAATGATGAACTTGAGGAGAAGAGTGGTCTGAATCCCAGTCTTCTTTCACCCCAGATGATATCCATAAGAAACCATTTTCATAAACATGCCTCACATGTAAAAAAATTGCATTATAATCCTATTGTTAACAGTCATCAGATGATTCATGACAGTGAGAAACTCTGTGACAGTAATGAATGTGGAAACCCCCACCAGAACATTCACCTTATTCAGTTTACAAGAACTCAAACAGAGGCTAAATCCTGTGGATTTAGTGACAGTATTCAATCTTTTAGCAATGATGTACCCTTAAATATACATGAGAAAATACATGCCAGAGGAAGATCCTTTGACTTTGAGGAATGTGGGCAAGTTTTGAACCACAGTATATCCCATAATGAACAACAGAGAATCCCTGTTGAAGAGAGTCAATATAACTGTAGTAAAACCTCCCAGAGTTCATCCATTGCTCAAAACATGAGAAATTCTGAAGAGAAACCCTTTGAATGTAATCAGTGTGGGAAATCCTTCAGCTGGAGCTCTCATCTTGTTGcacatcagagaactcacacaggggagaaaccttatgaatgtaacGAGTGTGGGAAATCCTTTAGCCGGAGCTCTCACCTTGTTTCTCACCAGAgaactcatactggagagaaaccttacagaTGTAATCAGTGTGGGAAGTCTTTTAGCCAGAGCTATGTTCTTGTTGTGCATCAGAgaactcatactggagagaagcctTATGAATGCAGTCAGTGTGGGAAGTCCTTCAGGCAGAGCTACAAACTTATTGCACATCAAAgaactcacactggagagaagccctatGAATGCAGTCAGTGTGGGAAGTCGTTCATCCAGAGCTATAAACTTATTGCacatcaaagaattcatactggcgagaaaccctatgaatgcaATCAATGTGGAAAGTCCTTTAGTCAGAGTTACAAACTTGTTGCCCAccagagaactcacacaggagaAAAACCCTTTGAATGTAATCAGTGTGGGAAATCCTTCAGCTGGAGCTCTCAGCTTGTTGCACATCAAAGAACTCACACtggggagaaaccctatgaatgtaatgagTGTGGAAAATCTTTCAACCGCAGCTCTCACCTTGTCATGCATCAGAGAActcatactggagaaaaaccctACGAATGTAATCAGTGTGGGAAGTCTTTTAGTCAGAGTTACGTTCTTGTTGTACATCAGAGAACTCATACTGGAGAAAAGCCCTATGAATGCAGTCAGTGTGGGAAGTCCTTCAGGCAGAGTTCATGCCTTACTCAACATCAAAGAACTCATACtggggagaaaccctatgaatgtaatcaGTGTGGAAAAACATTCAGCTTGAGTGCTCGACTCATTGTACATCAAAGAACTCATACTGGAGAAAAGCCCTTTACGTGTAATCAGTGTGGGAAAGCTTTCATTAATAGTTCTAAACTTATTAGGCATCAGGCAACTCATACTGaggagaaaccctatgaatga
- the LOC101097528 gene encoding zinc finger protein 180 isoform X5, with protein MPAVATHLGSELRPSGPCLCLKDSMEERDEKPPGPLKTGAQDSLLPPESIVKVEKEDAGSLALPSPEGESFKIVTVDFTQKEEGTLNPVQRTLDRDVNLENHRDPVSWDLATALGRRESISKQNIFDDEPFHGVKLERLTRDDPWLASCEEVRDCKDQLAKQQEKQERLLKEMAFTHRKAITYERVCKNDELEEKSGLNPSLLSPQMISIRNHFHKHASHVKKLHYNPIVNSHQMIHDSEKLCDSNECGNPHQNIHLIQFTRTQTEAKSCGFSDSIQSFSNDVPLNIHEKIHARGRSFDFEECGQVLNHSISHNEQQRIPVEESQYNCSKTSQSSSIAQNMRNSEEKPFECNQCGKSFSWSSHLVAHQRTHTGEKPYECNECGKSFSRSSHLVSHQRTHTGEKPYRCNQCGKSFSQSYVLVVHQRTHTGEKPYECSQCGKSFRQSYKLIAHQRTHTGEKPYECSQCGKSFIQSYKLIAHQRIHTGEKPYECNQCGKSFSQSYKLVAHQRTHTGEKPFECNQCGKSFSWSSQLVAHQRTHTGEKPYECNECGKSFNRSSHLVMHQRTHTGEKPYECNQCGKSFSQSYVLVVHQRTHTGEKPYECSQCGKSFRQSSCLTQHQRTHTGEKPYECNQCGKTFSLSARLIVHQRTHTGEKPFTCNQCGKAFINSSKLIRHQATHTEEKPYE; from the exons GAAGGAGAGAGCTTCAAAATTGTGACTGTGGACTTCACTCAGAAGGAAGAAGGCACTTTGAACCCTGTTCAGAGGACCCTGGACAGAGATGTGAACCTAGAGAACCACAGGGACCCAGTCTCTTGGG ACTTGGCAACTGCACTTGGAAGAAGGGAATCAATATCAAAGCAGAACATTTTTGATGACGAACCATTCCACGGAGTGAAGTTAGAAAGGTTGACAAGAGATGATCCTTGGTTAGCTTCATGTGAAGAAGTTCGGGATTGTAAGGACCAGTTGGCGAAGCAACAGGAAAAACAAGAGAGACTTTTGAAAGAAATGGCCTTTACTCACAGGAAAGCTATTACTTATGAGAGAGTCTGTAAAAATGATGAACTTGAGGAGAAGAGTGGTCTGAATCCCAGTCTTCTTTCACCCCAGATGATATCCATAAGAAACCATTTTCATAAACATGCCTCACATGTAAAAAAATTGCATTATAATCCTATTGTTAACAGTCATCAGATGATTCATGACAGTGAGAAACTCTGTGACAGTAATGAATGTGGAAACCCCCACCAGAACATTCACCTTATTCAGTTTACAAGAACTCAAACAGAGGCTAAATCCTGTGGATTTAGTGACAGTATTCAATCTTTTAGCAATGATGTACCCTTAAATATACATGAGAAAATACATGCCAGAGGAAGATCCTTTGACTTTGAGGAATGTGGGCAAGTTTTGAACCACAGTATATCCCATAATGAACAACAGAGAATCCCTGTTGAAGAGAGTCAATATAACTGTAGTAAAACCTCCCAGAGTTCATCCATTGCTCAAAACATGAGAAATTCTGAAGAGAAACCCTTTGAATGTAATCAGTGTGGGAAATCCTTCAGCTGGAGCTCTCATCTTGTTGcacatcagagaactcacacaggggagaaaccttatgaatgtaacGAGTGTGGGAAATCCTTTAGCCGGAGCTCTCACCTTGTTTCTCACCAGAgaactcatactggagagaaaccttacagaTGTAATCAGTGTGGGAAGTCTTTTAGCCAGAGCTATGTTCTTGTTGTGCATCAGAgaactcatactggagagaagcctTATGAATGCAGTCAGTGTGGGAAGTCCTTCAGGCAGAGCTACAAACTTATTGCACATCAAAgaactcacactggagagaagccctatGAATGCAGTCAGTGTGGGAAGTCGTTCATCCAGAGCTATAAACTTATTGCacatcaaagaattcatactggcgagaaaccctatgaatgcaATCAATGTGGAAAGTCCTTTAGTCAGAGTTACAAACTTGTTGCCCAccagagaactcacacaggagaAAAACCCTTTGAATGTAATCAGTGTGGGAAATCCTTCAGCTGGAGCTCTCAGCTTGTTGCACATCAAAGAACTCACACtggggagaaaccctatgaatgtaatgagTGTGGAAAATCTTTCAACCGCAGCTCTCACCTTGTCATGCATCAGAGAActcatactggagaaaaaccctACGAATGTAATCAGTGTGGGAAGTCTTTTAGTCAGAGTTACGTTCTTGTTGTACATCAGAGAACTCATACTGGAGAAAAGCCCTATGAATGCAGTCAGTGTGGGAAGTCCTTCAGGCAGAGTTCATGCCTTACTCAACATCAAAGAACTCATACtggggagaaaccctatgaatgtaatcaGTGTGGAAAAACATTCAGCTTGAGTGCTCGACTCATTGTACATCAAAGAACTCATACTGGAGAAAAGCCCTTTACGTGTAATCAGTGTGGGAAAGCTTTCATTAATAGTTCTAAACTTATTAGGCATCAGGCAACTCATACTGaggagaaaccctatgaatga